In Dromiciops gliroides isolate mDroGli1 chromosome 5, mDroGli1.pri, whole genome shotgun sequence, the following are encoded in one genomic region:
- the SOCS2 gene encoding suppressor of cytokine signaling 2, with product MTLRSHESTVDGAEGTRSRWGAAGTAEEQPSEVASLATAMRELSQAGWYWGSMTVNEAKEKLKDAPEGTFLIRDSSHSDYLLTISVKTSAGPTNLRIEYQDGKFRLDSIICVKSRLKQFDSVVHLIEYYVRTCRDKRTGAETPRNGTVHLYLTKPLYTSTPTLQHLCRLSINKCTTKIWELPLPTRLKDYLKEYQYQV from the exons ATGACCCTAAGATCCCACGAGTCCACCGTGGATGGTGCGGAAGGGACTCGAAGCCGGTGGGGAGCGGCAGGTACAGCAGAGGAGCAGCCCTCGGAGGTGGCGAGTTTGGCTACTGCCATGCGGGAATTGAGCCAGGCAG GGTGGTACTGGGGAAGCATGACTGTTAATGAagccaaagaaaaattaaaagacgCCCCCGAAGGAACTTTCCTGATCAGAGACAGTTCTCATTCGGACTACTTGCTTACCATATCTGTCAAAACCTCAGCAGGACCAACCAATCTCCGAATCGAATACCAGGATGGGAAATTTAGATTGGATTCCATCATCTGCGTCAAATCCAGGCTGAAGCAATTTGACAGCGTGGTACATCTAATTGAATACTACGTCCGAACTTGCCGGGACAAGAGGACAGGTGCCGAAACCCCTCGGAATGGAACCGTGCATCTCTATTTGACCAAACCCCTCTATACTTCCACTCCGACTCTTCAGCATCTCTGTAGACTCTCTATAAACAAATGTACAACTAAGATCTGGGAATTGCCTTTACCAACAAGACTAAAAGATTACTTGAAAGAATATCAATACCAGGTAtaa